A stretch of DNA from Candidatus Saganbacteria bacterium:
GGCATATATTTCCAACGGGTATAGGCTGCCTGCGGACGGCGCCGACCTGAAATTCCATTGTGGGTCAGTTATACCTTGGCACGCCCATAATAATTGGGATATCTGGGTTGAATTTAGCGGCGTTTCGAGGAATGATCTTTCCGATCGCCTTCGATAAATTGCTTCTTCGAGCGACATTTGTCCTGTTGATCTTGACTGCGGGAGAGTTATTGTTTCGGCATAAGCCAAAGAGCAGAATACAATTAGGATGAGAGAGGTTATTATGCGCTTTCGCATAAAAACTATTATAACATAAGGTATTTTAAAGGCAAAATCCCGTAGCAATGCATGCGCATTGTACGGGATAAACCCCGCAGCATGCTGCAGCATGATACGGGGCTTTTTATTATACAGAAGCGGTTTCTTTTTGCTTTTTTGGGAAATCAAGCATTTGTACGCCTTCAGCTACAATTTCTGTCGAGGTGCGGTTGTTGCCTTCCTTATCTTTGTACTTGCTTATCTGAATCCTTCCGTCTACCGCAACGAGCCTTCCTTTCTTAAGGTATTCTCCGCAAATTTTTGCAAGAGGACCCCAGGCGATGCAATTGAAGAAATCAACTTCCTTTACTCCTTCCTTTTTGAAAGGCCTTTCAACTGCGATCGAAAACCTTGTGATCGGGTTTTCTTTCGAAGTAAATCGGGTTTCCGGGTCGGCCGTTAATCGTCCAATAAGCATGGTCTTGTTTAATGATGCCATCGTATTCACCTCCTTTTTTCTAAGATATTTTTGATTACACAAGATACACAGCAATTATCGCGCCAACTCACCCCCTTAATCCCCCTCTCTTAATAAGAGAGGGGGAAACCCGAGCAAAGCGAGGGAGGGGGTGAGTTAATCTTCGTCATAAGCGACGAAATCATGTATAATTATTTGCAATGGACGAAAACATAACAATTTTTCGGAAATGCGGCACATATGACCAGGTTGAAGTATTCAATTCGATAACTTCAGCCCTTGAGCCGCTAGGCGGCATAGGAAGATTTGTTAAACCGGGGCAAAAAGTATTGCTTAAGCCAAATATCTTGGCCGGTTACAGTCCGGATAAAGCCGTAACGACTAATCCAGAAGTTATACGGGCGATCATTCGTCTGGTTAGGTTGGCTGGCGCCCATGCATTCGTCGGTGAAAGCCCCGGATTTGGAACTGCCGAGAAAATGTCAAAAATTACCGGCATTAAGAAGGTACTTGATGAAGAAAAAGTAGACCTGATCGAATTTAAAACACCCAAAGAAGTAAATTTCCCGGATGGGAAAAAATTCAAAAGAATAACTGTCGCGGCGGAAGTCTATGGCTATGATGTTTTGATAAATATCCCGAAATTTAAGACCCATGTGCTTACCGGAACTACTAATGCCGTAAAAAATCTTTTTGGATGCGTTCCCGGCCTTTTAAAGAGCCAATATCATTATAAAATAAAAGAACGCGAGCCTTTTATTGAGCTCCTCGAAGATCTGGCGAGATTAATTAAACCGAAATTGACGATAATGGACGCGGTATTGGCAATGGAGGGGGAAGGCGGGCCTGCTGGCGGGACGCCAAGACATTTGGGAATTATTGGCGCGACATCGGATCCCTTCGATATCGACCAATTGATGCTTAAGATCATTAACGGGGAAAACATCCAAGGGTTTTCTTGTCCCGATTTTAAAAAGATAAATATCTTGCCAAGCAATGTCGAATTTTTGCCGCTTTCATTTTTATTAAGCTTTATCAATAAGAACTTTTCCGATAAACCTGTGATCGATCCCAAAAAATGCGTCAATTGCAAGATTTGTATCAATGTATGCGCCGCAAAAGCTATGTCCGTCGGATCCAAAAATCCTGTTTACGATTATGGCAAATGCATAAGATGCTTCTGCTGCCAGGAAATGTGCCCGGAAAGAGCTATATTTGTAAAAAAGAACATGATATCGGATCTTTTGGCCAAGATATTTAATCGAAAATAATATTATGCAAGTTTTGGGTGTGACGCGACGATTATATTGTGTGATACCTGAAATGAACATCCAAATCCAAAATCTCGTAGTTAAACTTCATGGCCCCGACAGGGTTGCTATAATGCATTCCCTTACAGACGAATTGTTGGGAGAGGAAGGGGTCCGCAGGGCGATCAACTATAATGTATATTACGGCGATCCGGAAGCGAAACAAGTTGCTATTGAGTTGGCCTCAAAAATGAAAGTTCTTACTCCACAAGATATCGAATCGCTCTCCGCATAACTTCTCTATAAGCTTTCTTTATAGGGATATGATGTTTATTCGCTAATTTCTTATAGTCTTCGTATTCAGGCGCGATAGTCATGATCTTCTTTCCAAGTGTTCCGATCTTAACGGCGGCTTTCCCATATTTTGTGTTGATCTGTTTAAAATGGCGGCCAAGTTTTTCTCTTTGGACTAAGAATGTTCGAACGCCAAACGAGGTAGTCGTTTCAAAAATCGTCTTTAGGATGATATCCTCCAATTCGATAGGGCATAATACAGTTAGTTTGACCGCCGCCCTTTCTTTTTTCATCCGAATATCTTCAAAATATGCATCGTATGCCCCAGCTTTCAATAAGGATGTGATCGTATTATCGAAAAGTTTCGGAGCAATATCGTCTATGTTTGTTTCGATCATTAAAACCATATCTTTTTTGGTTTCTAATTCTTTTTCACCGATAATTACCCTTAAGAAATTCGGCTGAACTTTAAGGTCATATCCGCCGGCTCCGAATCCGGTCTTTTCAACTTCTATCCTTGGCAATGGTCCAAAACTTTTCGCGAGAGTTGCAATGATCGCGGCTCCCGTTGGCGTTGCGAGCTCTTTTTTTATTCCCGAATCATAGATCGGTATCCCTTTTAGAAGTTCAACCGTCGCAGGCCCCGGAATTGGGATCGTTCCATGAGCGCATTTTGTGGTTCCCGATCCAACATTTATTGGAGAGCAAAAAACTTCTTCGATACCAAGAAAGGCTAGGCAAGTAACGGAACCCACGATATCTATTATCGCGTCAATAGCGCCGACTTCATGGAAGTGGATTTCATTTATCCCGCATTTATGGACTTTGGCTTCCGCTTTTGCAAGATTGTAAAATATTTTCTTGCTTAAAACTTTTATTTTTTTCGACAGATGGCTATTATCTATTATTTTATTGATATCTTTAAGCGACCGATGGTTTTTTTCTTTTATGGTTTTTACCTCGATATGAGTAGCATTAATTCTGTTGTTTGTTTTTCTGGTAACGAGTAACGAGTAATGCGTAATGCGAAGCTTTGCTAGTTCTTTTTTTAGATGTTCAATCGGAACTCCGGCATTTACAAGCGATCCTAAGATCATGTTGCCGGAGATACCCGATGCGCAGTCAAAATAAGCGGTTTTCATTTGCGATTAACAATTGCGTTCGCCATAACGGCGGCGCCGAAGCCGTTGTCGATATTTACCGCGGCAACTCCGGGTGCGCAGGAGTTTAGCATCGTTAAAAGTGCCGACAATCCTTTGAAACTTGCTCCATAGCCAACCGATGTCGGGACGGCGATAATTGGCGCAGAAATTAATCCTCCAATTACAGATGGCAATGCGCCTTCCATTCCGGCGACAGCGATAATAACAGAGGCTCTTTTTAAGATTTTAATATTTTTCAACAAACGATGTATACCCGCAACTCCAACGTCATGTAGCTTTTCGACTTTAAGCCCAAGAAATTCTGCCGTAATTGCGGCTTCTTCGGAAACGGGTATGTCGGATGTGCCTGCGGTTACAATAAGTACAGGGTTTCTATGCCTGCCTGCCGATCCGTCCTCCGTAGCAGTGCTACTGCGGAGGATGGAAGCTTTAGCGAAGGCAGGTTTCTTTGTTTCTATGTCGCTTTGTTTGAAAGTAACGATTCGTGCGACTTTGTGATATTTCGCTTTTGGAAGAATTTCTTTTATTGCCTTGAATGCCGTTTTATCAGCCCGGGTTGCTAATACATCATGGCCATAATGCGCGATGCGCGATGCGATATGCGCTATTTGATCGGGAGTTTTTCCTTGGCAGTAGATCACTTCAGGGAATCCTTTTCGTTTTATCCTATGATGGTCTATTTTTGCGAACCCAAGGTCTTCGTAGTGTGGTTTATTCTTGCTCACATTTACTATTATATCGTGAAATTTACTGATTGCACAGGTAGGGTTAGCTGTTTAGATGGGATTATATAATCAGCCTATATTTTCTGTCGTCCGTGGTACTGGTTTGATCTCATGCATCGAAGCTAGCCAGCTAAACCCTGCGGAGAATTTTGTAGCCGCGTCATACCATGCTTTTGCAAAGTCTCCCTTGACTAGAGCATGGCTTAGGTCAACGCCGGTCAAATTTGAAAATCTTGCATCCAAATCAGTGAAAGATGCATCCCCGAAAGTGCTAAATCTTAAGCTTGCGCCTGATAACAGAGGGAAGTATGTTCCACAACTAAATGAATGTGTATCTTCAAATCTTTTGGGCCCGATAACAGATCCGCTAAAGTCAAGGTATAATACAGAATGGGCCGCGGCAAATCCAGCTAATCTTCCGACTTCGCCATGGGTGAGCGCGTGTTTGAGGTTCAGTCCGGATTCGTTGATCTTTCTTGCGACATCTCCAAGCGATCTATGGTTCGGCCCCAAAACGCTGGATGCGATCCCGATCGGCGTCCTCCAAATATTTTTTTGAACTTGAAATTTTGTCCCATCAATTGCCATGATATTTTCCTCCTGAAGAATTATTTTTTACTCTATACGCCTACTTCGGGAAGTAATATCAGAAATTTCACTTATTAAAAAATACTTTTAGAAATTTTTTGTGCCCCGTAAATAGACATAAAAATATCGTGATGGTATACTTTATCAATCGACCGGTTGCGGACTTCGACGAGCTCAGTCGAGTCGTTGCGCGGCTTGAAACGTATATCGCAATACGTTTCCCACTTCCCAACCCATTGACGCTTATCGATTTTATGGAGGAGTGGCCGAGTGGTTGAAGGCGAACGCCTCGCCACCGCTACGTTCCGCAGACGGAACTAGCGGGGTTCCGCCAAAGGCGGAAAAAGCACTAATACTTAGAAGAATAATCGAATGTTTTATATATACATATTAGAAAACGATGTCAATAAGCATTACATCGGATATACTTCGAAAGATCCCATTGAAAGATTAGAGGAGCACAATCGATCAAAGGGAAATTGGACAAGATATAAAGGCCCTTGGAAATTAGTTTATCAGGAAAGCTTTTTAACTAAAGAAGAAGCTTCTAGAAGAGAAAAGCAGATAAAAAATTATAAAGGCGGTCAAGCCTTTAAAAAATTAGTTATTAATATTTAGTTGGAGGGATGGCTGAGCGGTTGAAAGCGGTCGCCTCGAAAGCGACTATACTGGAAACAGTATCGGGGGTTCGAATCCTCCTCCCTCCGCCAGTTGAGAAATGTCTTTGTTGGCTCGCCCGAGGCTAAGGCTCGCCAACCGTTTTTCATAGAAATTTCAAGCCGTTTTGAATTCAGTAAGGCCAAGAGAAAACTTTTTGAATTTTTATTGATTAAGACAACCGACATACCCCGAGCGCAAGCTCGAGGGAATATGAGTCTTTTTAGCCCCCTGATATAATTGGAGACAGGTTAGGAAGCGAACATTTTCCGACGGTTTTTGAAACTAAGCAATTTTTTGAGAGTTTTCCGAGGTTCTAATCTCTAATTGCTGGTTTTTTCTTTCCCATCACCTCCATTCCCCCAATTTTGGAAACAGTTAATCCTTATGCCGCCGTAGCGGCCGGTTCCAAGGGCGGAGGAGCAGCGAATATTTTCTTGAGATTGTATGCCATGTAAGTTAGCAAAGATTGGGCATGTGTCTTAAGCTCGCCCCAGTAGCGCGATCTTTTCAGGCGATAACTGCGCTTGCCAACGGCAAAAGGCACCTCGACCATACAGCGCATGCTCCGGGCGTAAACATAATCATCGTTGCTTTCTTTAAAAGAGACATTGAGGAAAAAACGGAAAAGAATGTAGAGATTGATGAGTTCTTCAAGCTGGTAGTCGGAATTAAGCTGCATCGCCTCTTTAAGAAAAAGTATCTTAAACATCAAAACCGGATCGAAAGCACTCTGGCCATTCTTACTATAGCAATTCTTCGCTTCCTCACGGATGAACGACCAATCGAAATCGACCAGTTTAACCAGGATATGAGACGCATAATTGTTCTTGACGTTTTTGGCAAATTCTGCCTCGAAGAGATTCCCGCCGAAACCTTTTAACTCTTTGAACATAAGACACCTCCATAGAAATGATACAACCATTGTAGCAAATGGCTAAAAAGCTAAAATTGAAATAGGCTAGCCGACTGGGGCGGGCTTTCTTTTTTGGACAAAAATCCTAAAAATATTTTTTTATCGCCACAAAGAACATCTGACGATTGCTTAATGGCTAGATAAAATGAGGGTTGAGCCCGTGGGGCTTAACAAGGTATAATGCTATTAGTGAAAGGCTCGAAGAAACCGCGACGCTTGTCCCGATTCCCACATCGGGATTTAGTCGCTGGTTTCTGAGTTGCTAATCGGTCTCATCTTTTCTGATTTGCGACCTTTAATTACGCGAATGCGCGATTTTCTTAAGTTGGTATTAAAAGAATTTGCCGCCAACTGCTTGAAAAGCAGGCAAGCACAACTTATAATTAGTGTAGCTTGCAGCAAAACTTGAAATCGTCCTTTCCGCCTGCCGAGTCCAGAGAATTTCGCTCGGATATTTTCAAACAGACACCGTTCAAACATATAACAAATTGTGATATGTTTGATATACTTATCCCATGGAACTCTTCCAAGATCAAGGAAAACCAGAAGACCAGCCTCTTGCATACCGCATGGCACCTCGAACAGTTGATGAAATATCAGGCCAAGAAGAAATATTGGGGCAGGGGAAATTATTAAGGCGGTTAATCGAAGCCGACAAGATCACATCTATTATTCTTTATGGACCACCCGGAGTCGGAAAAACTGTAATTGCTCGCGTTATTGCCAATACAACCAAAGGCCACTTTGAGTGGCTTAATGCCGCAACGGCTTCAGTTGACGATATTCGAACTGCCAGCCTCCAGGCCAAACAGCGAAGAAAATTAAATGGATTAAAGACTATTCTTTTCCTGGATGAAATCCATCGCTTCAATAAGCTTCAGCAGGATTCATTATTGCCCGATGTTGAAGAGGGCAATCTTATCTTGATCGGCGCAACAACAGAAAATCCTTTCTTTTATGTGAATTCGGCGTTGGTTTCGAGGTCGCAAATATTTGAATTGAAACCTTTATCGACCGAAAACCTAAAAATAGTAATTAATTCGGCTATTAAAGACGCAGATCGTGGATATGGCAAATTAAAAATCGATATAAATAGTGAAGCACTTGAACATTTATCAAAACTGTCGGATGGAGACGCAAGGCGAGCGCTCTCCGCCCTGGAATTGGCCGTCCTTTCAACGCAAAAAGATAAGAGTGGGACAATAAATATTGATCTGAAGGTGGCCGAAGAATCGATCCAAAAGAAAAAAGTTGTCTACGACAAAAAAGGCGACCAACATTACGACACTATTTCCGCTTTTATAAAATCTATGCGCGGTTCAGATCCAGACGCAGCGCTATATTATCTTGCGAAAATGATACATGCCGGTGAAGATCCAAGGTTTATCGCAAGGCGCATTGTTATTTGTGCCGCCGAAGATGTCGGGAATGCTGATCCTTTGGCATTGGTTATTTCAAACGCCGCTATGCAGGTAGCTGAGTTTGTAGGACTTCCGGAAGCAAGAATTCCATTGGCCCAAGCTACAACCTATGTCTCAACGGCGCCAAAAAGCAACGCGGCTTATATGGGAATAAATGAAGCTTTAAAAAAAGTTGAGAATGAAGTTACTCAAGCCGTTCCCGAGCATCTAAAAAATTATACGAGAAAGAACTAATTCAACACAACCTTCAGGCACTCTTTTCCTTCAGCGATAATTTTAAAACCCTCTTGGATCTTTTCTAGAGGCAAGTGATGGGTTACAAGGCCTTTTATTTTAACCTTGCCGGTTTTAATTAATTTTAGAGCTTCCTCGAGATTAACAGGTCCGGCGCCATATGATGATGTGACTGTGATCTCGTTGCGCCAAAAATTTTCGGTTGGGATCTCAATATTCTTATTTGGAATAGCAAAAAAAAGAATGAAGCCCTTTCTGTCAATGCAATTAAAGGCCTGCTCAACCGCGGAATATGCTCCTGTACAAACAATTATCCTGTCGGCTTTGATATTAATATTTTGGCGCGCATCGATAACTTGGTCTGCGCCGAATTCTTTTGCCTTGTTCAGCCTATATTCGGAAATATCTGTTGCGAGAACCTTCGCGCCGGCCAATTTTGCAATCAAAATGTTTAATAATCCGGAGACGCCGCTTCCGAGTACCAATACAGTATGATCTTTCTTGACGCCGATCGCTTTTTGGCCGCGGATAGCGCAGGCTAAAGGTTCGATCAATGTCCCTTCGTCGTTTGAGACATTTTTCGGCAATAAGTAAGTGCCTTTTTCGACATTTATCTTTGGGACGCGGACAAATTCGCTGTAGCCGCCCGGGTCATAGTTGCCTTTATGAAGCGTTTCACACGCAGTTTGGTTTCCTTCTCTGCAATACTTGCATTCTTCGCAAGGGACATGATGGCTTACAAATACTCTCTGCCCGACTTTGTATTTTCCGGACTTGGATTCGACAATTTCGCCTGCAATTTCGTGGCCTAATATCCTTGGGGCTTTTTTGATGCGGTACCATTCCATTAAGTCTGTCCCGCAAATCCCGCTTGCCAGGACTTTCACCAATATTTCGCCGTCGTTTATCGAAGGTTTTGGCCGCTCTTCGATCCGGATGTCATTATTATTGTGGTAAACAGCTGCACGCATCTATTTGTTTTCGTTGAAAATATCTTGAGCTTCTTTTACGCTGGCATTCTTATGGATTATTGCTTGAAGAGCCGCCGCAACAGCCACAGGATGGGGACTTTGCCAAACATTTCGCCCAAGATTTATGCCGACAGACCCTTTTTGCATTCCGTCGTGTACGAATTTAAAAACGTCATGTTCGGTCGCGCATTTGGGCCCCCCGGCCATTACAACCGGGACTGGACAGCCATTAACAACTTTGTCGAAATCTTTTTCGCACCAATAGGTTTTTACGACTTT
This window harbors:
- the ssb gene encoding single-stranded DNA-binding protein, giving the protein MASLNKTMLIGRLTADPETRFTSKENPITRFSIAVERPFKKEGVKEVDFFNCIAWGPLAKICGEYLKKGRLVAVDGRIQISKYKDKEGNNRTSTEIVAEGVQMLDFPKKQKETASV
- a CDS encoding DUF362 domain-containing protein, whose protein sequence is MDENITIFRKCGTYDQVEVFNSITSALEPLGGIGRFVKPGQKVLLKPNILAGYSPDKAVTTNPEVIRAIIRLVRLAGAHAFVGESPGFGTAEKMSKITGIKKVLDEEKVDLIEFKTPKEVNFPDGKKFKRITVAAEVYGYDVLINIPKFKTHVLTGTTNAVKNLFGCVPGLLKSQYHYKIKEREPFIELLEDLARLIKPKLTIMDAVLAMEGEGGPAGGTPRHLGIIGATSDPFDIDQLMLKIINGENIQGFSCPDFKKINILPSNVEFLPLSFLLSFINKNFSDKPVIDPKKCVNCKICINVCAAKAMSVGSKNPVYDYGKCIRCFCCQEMCPERAIFVKKNMISDLLAKIFNRK
- the larC gene encoding nickel pincer cofactor biosynthesis protein LarC, which codes for MKTAYFDCASGISGNMILGSLVNAGVPIEHLKKELAKLRITHYSLLVTRKTNNRINATHIEVKTIKEKNHRSLKDINKIIDNSHLSKKIKVLSKKIFYNLAKAEAKVHKCGINEIHFHEVGAIDAIIDIVGSVTCLAFLGIEEVFCSPINVGSGTTKCAHGTIPIPGPATVELLKGIPIYDSGIKKELATPTGAAIIATLAKSFGPLPRIEVEKTGFGAGGYDLKVQPNFLRVIIGEKELETKKDMVLMIETNIDDIAPKLFDNTITSLLKAGAYDAYFEDIRMKKERAAVKLTVLCPIELEDIILKTIFETTTSFGVRTFLVQREKLGRHFKQINTKYGKAAVKIGTLGKKIMTIAPEYEDYKKLANKHHIPIKKAYREVMRRAIRYLVE
- the larB gene encoding nickel pincer cofactor biosynthesis protein LarB; the protein is MSKFHDIIVNVSKNKPHYEDLGFAKIDHHRIKRKGFPEVIYCQGKTPDQIAHIASRIAHYGHDVLATRADKTAFKAIKEILPKAKYHKVARIVTFKQSDIETKKPAFAKASILRSSTATEDGSAGRHRNPVLIVTAGTSDIPVSEEAAITAEFLGLKVEKLHDVGVAGIHRLLKNIKILKRASVIIAVAGMEGALPSVIGGLISAPIIAVPTSVGYGASFKGLSALLTMLNSCAPGVAAVNIDNGFGAAVMANAIVNRK
- a CDS encoding pentapeptide repeat-containing protein; the protein is MAIDGTKFQVQKNIWRTPIGIASSVLGPNHRSLGDVARKINESGLNLKHALTHGEVGRLAGFAAAHSVLYLDFSGSVIGPKRFEDTHSFSCGTYFPLLSGASLRFSTFGDASFTDLDARFSNLTGVDLSHALVKGDFAKAWYDAATKFSAGFSWLASMHEIKPVPRTTENIG
- a CDS encoding GIY-YIG nuclease family protein — its product is MFYIYILENDVNKHYIGYTSKDPIERLEEHNRSKGNWTRYKGPWKLVYQESFLTKEEASRREKQIKNYKGGQAFKKLVINI
- a CDS encoding transposase — its product is MFKELKGFGGNLFEAEFAKNVKNNYASHILVKLVDFDWSFIREEAKNCYSKNGQSAFDPVLMFKILFLKEAMQLNSDYQLEELINLYILFRFFLNVSFKESNDDYVYARSMRCMVEVPFAVGKRSYRLKRSRYWGELKTHAQSLLTYMAYNLKKIFAAPPPLEPAATAA
- a CDS encoding replication-associated recombination protein A, which produces MELFQDQGKPEDQPLAYRMAPRTVDEISGQEEILGQGKLLRRLIEADKITSIILYGPPGVGKTVIARVIANTTKGHFEWLNAATASVDDIRTASLQAKQRRKLNGLKTILFLDEIHRFNKLQQDSLLPDVEEGNLILIGATTENPFFYVNSALVSRSQIFELKPLSTENLKIVINSAIKDADRGYGKLKIDINSEALEHLSKLSDGDARRALSALELAVLSTQKDKSGTINIDLKVAEESIQKKKVVYDKKGDQHYDTISAFIKSMRGSDPDAALYYLAKMIHAGEDPRFIARRIVICAAEDVGNADPLALVISNAAMQVAEFVGLPEARIPLAQATTYVSTAPKSNAAYMGINEALKKVENEVTQAVPEHLKNYTRKN
- a CDS encoding alcohol dehydrogenase catalytic domain-containing protein, whose product is MRAAVYHNNNDIRIEERPKPSINDGEILVKVLASGICGTDLMEWYRIKKAPRILGHEIAGEIVESKSGKYKVGQRVFVSHHVPCEECKYCREGNQTACETLHKGNYDPGGYSEFVRVPKINVEKGTYLLPKNVSNDEGTLIEPLACAIRGQKAIGVKKDHTVLVLGSGVSGLLNILIAKLAGAKVLATDISEYRLNKAKEFGADQVIDARQNINIKADRIIVCTGAYSAVEQAFNCIDRKGFILFFAIPNKNIEIPTENFWRNEITVTSSYGAGPVNLEEALKLIKTGKVKIKGLVTHHLPLEKIQEGFKIIAEGKECLKVVLN